A genome region from Manis javanica isolate MJ-LG chromosome 3, MJ_LKY, whole genome shotgun sequence includes the following:
- the AGTR1 gene encoding type-1 angiotensin II receptor: MILNSTTEDGIKRIQDDCPKAGRHNYIFVMIPTLYSIIFVVGIFGNSLVVIVIYFYMKLKSVASVFLLNLALADLCFLLTLPLWAVYTAMEYRWPFGNYLCKIASGSVSFNLYASVFLLTCLSIDRYLAIVHPMKSRLRRTMLVAKITCIFIWLLAGLASLPTIIHRNVFFIENTNITVCAFHYESQNSTLPIGLGLTKNILGFLFPFLIILTSYTLIWKTLKKAYEIQKNKPRNDDIFKIIMAIVLFFFFSWVPHQIFTFLDVLIQLGIIHDCKISDIVDTAMPITICIAYFNNCLNPLFYGFLGKKFKKYFLQLLKYIPPKAKSHSSLSTKMSTLSYRPSDNGSSSTKKPTLCTEVE; this comes from the coding sequence ATGATCCTCAACTCTACCACTGAAGATGGTATTAAAAGAATCCAAGATGACTGTCCCAAAGCTGGAAGGCACAATTACATATTTGTCATGATCCCTACTTTATACAGTATCATCTTTGTGGTGGGAATATTTGGAAACAGTTTAGTGGTGATTGTCATTTACTTTTACATGAAACTGAAGAGTGTGGccagtgtttttcttttgaatttagcACTGGCTGACTTATGCTTTTTACTGACTTTGCCACTATGGGCTGTCTACACCGCTATGGAATACCGCTGGCCCTTTGGCAATTACCTCTGTAAGATTGCTTCAGGCAGCGTCAGTTTCAACCTCTATGCCAGTGTGTTTCTACTCACTTGTCTAAGCATTGATCGCTACCTGGCTATTGTTCACCCAATGAAGTCCCGCCTTCGGCGTACAATGCTTGTGGCCAAAATCACCTGCATCTTTATTTGGCTGCTGGCTGGCTTGGCTAGTTTGCCAACTATAATCCACCGAAATGTGTTTTTCATTGAGAACACCAATATCACAGTTTGTGCTTTCCATTACGAATCCCAAAATTCAACCCTCCCCATAGGGCTGGGCCTAACCAAGAATATACTGggtttcttgtttccttttctgatCATTCTTACAAGTTATACTCTTATATGGAAGACATTAAAGAAGGCTTATGAAATTCAGAAGAACAAGCCAAGAAATGATGATATTTTCAAGATAATTATGGCaattgtgcttttctttttcttttcctgggttCCCCACCAAATATTCACTTTTCTGGATGTATTGATTCAGCTGGGCATTATACATGACTGTAAAATCTCAGATATTGTTGACACCGCCATGCCCATCACTATTTGCATAGCTTATTTCAACAATTGCCTGAATCCGCTCTTTTATGGCTTTCtggggaaaaaatttaaaaaatattttctccagcttCTGAAATATATTCCTCCAAAGGCCAAATCCCACTCAAGCCTATCAACAAAAATGAGCACACTTTCCTACCGCCCCTCAGATAATGGAAGTTCCTCCACCAAGAAGCCCACCTTATGCACCGAGGTTGAGTGA